One Brassica napus cultivar Da-Ae chromosome A5, Da-Ae, whole genome shotgun sequence DNA window includes the following coding sequences:
- the LOC106451307 gene encoding protein FAR1-RELATED SEQUENCE 2-like encodes MVLIVLDEMDVEGVAIDLLSRNGGNVDESCEASTSGNAISSTLEHFATLGEPQNGMEFESKEAAYYFYREYARSVGFGITIKASRRSKRSGKFIDVKIACSRFGTKRESTAAIINPRSCPKTGCKAGLHMKRKEDEKWVIVSFVKEHNHEICPDDFYASVRGKNKPAAGASAHQKKGLQLALEEDDFKLMLEHFAEMQSKQPGFFYAVDFDSEKRIRNVFWLDVKAKQDYYSFSDVVLFDTFYVRSGYRVPFAPFVGVNHHRRYALLGCALIGEESESTYSWLFRTWRKAVGGGQALGVMITDQDKVLSDVVAEVFPSARHCFSLWSVMSKIPEMVNPLDDGFTECFRDCVDGAWTDEQFERSWSEMVDKFELNENEWLHSLFRDRRKWVPRYFHGLSFAGLSGVERSGSVVSHFDKYMNSEATFSGFFEEYTKFLQYRYDVEANDDNDSQSKEPTLRSSLAFEKQLSLIYTDAAFKKFQAEVLGVVSCQLQKEREDETTAIFRVEDFEKRRSFFVSVNKEVLDVCCSCYLFEYQGFLCKHAMIVLQNSDVSCIPSQYILKRWSKKGNNREEKHEEGAAVDNRMARFDHLCKRFVKLGEVASLSDEAYKTALQFLEKNLKKCFSLNNSPKFPSEPGLENEGMLDSASKLSKKKKTQKKRKAYNGPEDVTNGSEELRQEPEQVSSRAPTFENCYIPQAADMEATELGSHAAPLGIYYSTQQTIGFSSVSSGQEGYYGYPATIQAMGNLHSVHGRMNQYETQPSIQGAFQGQTGFRGSAIRGGYDMEETLHDMTMESSQFQGSGPSHPGDHRLSH; translated from the exons ATGGTCCTGATAGTTTTGGATGAGATGGATGTTGAAGGTGTTGCGATAGATCTTCTATCAAGAAATGGTGGCAATGTAGATGAGTCTTGTGAGGCGAGTACGAGTGGAAACGCTATTAGCAGTACATTAGAGCATTTCGCAACTCTTGGCGAGCCCCAAAACGGCATGGAGTTTGAGTCCAAGGAGGCTGCGTACTATTTCTACAGAGAATACGCTCGATCAGTCGGATTTGGCATCACGATAAAAGCTAGCCGCCGTTCAAAGAGGTCAGGAAAGTTCATCGATGTCAAAATAGCGTGTTCAAGATTCGGAACCAAGCGCGAGTCCACCGCGGCTATAATAAACCCGCGGTCATGTCCAAAGACGGGTTGCAAAGCTGGTCTGCACATGAAACGGAAAGAAGACGAGAAATGGGTTATAGTTAGTTTCGTAAAAGAACATAACCACGAGATCTGTCCGGATGATTTTTACGCCAGCGTAAGGGGAAAGAACAAGCCTGCTGCTGGTGCGTCAGCACATCAAAAGAAAGGTCTTCAGTTAGCTCTAGAAGAAGACGACTTCAAGTTGATGCTGGAGCATTTCGCGGAGATGCAATCTAAGCAGCCTGGTTTCTTCTACGCGGTGGATTTCGACTCTGAGAAACGTATTAGAAACGTGTTTTGGCTCGACGTGAAAGCTAAGCAAGACTATTACAGTTTCTCCGATGTTGTTCTCTTCGACACGTTTTACGTTAGGAGCGGATACAGAGTCCCGTTTGCTCCTTTCGTCGGGGTTAACCATCACCGTCGATATGCGCTGCTTGGATGTGCGTTGATAGGAGAAGAGAGCGAGTCAACTTACTCGTGGCTGTTTCGGACGTGGCGTAAAGCAGTGGGAGGAGGTCAAGCTCTTGGAGTGATGATAACGGATCAGGATAAGGTTCTAAGCGACGTCGTTGCCGAAGTGTTTCCAAGTGCTCGTCATTGTTTCTCTTTGTGGAGTGTGATGAGTAAGATCCCTGAGATGGTGAATCCTTTAGATGATGGTTTCACGGAGTGTTTTAGAGACTGCGTGGACGGAGCTTGGACCGATGAGCAGTTCGAAAGGAGCTGGTCAGAGATGGTTGATAAGTTTGAGCTTAACGAGAACGAGTGGCTCCACTCGCTGTTTAGAGATCGGAGAAAGTGGGTGCCACGTTATTTCCACGGTCTTTCTTTCGCTGGATTGTCTGGAGTTGAAAGATCTGGAAGCGTCGTCTCTCATTTCGACAAGTATATGAACTCAGAAGCTACGTTCAGTGGCTTCTTTGAAGAGTACACGAAGTTTCTGCAGTATCGTTACGATGTGGAAGCAAATGATGATAATGATTCTCAGAGCAAAGAGCCTACGCTGAGGTCTTCTTTAGCTTTCGAGAAACAGCTTTCGTTGATCTACACGGACGCTGCTTTTAAGAAGTTCCAAGCCGAGGTGCTTGGAGTTGTCTCTTGTCAACtccagaaagaaagagaagatgagacGACAGCTATATTCCGCGTTGAGGATTTTGAAAAACGCCGAAGCTTCTTCGTTTCTGTGAACAAAGAGGTGTTGGATGTGTGCTGCTCTTGTTATTTATTCGAGTACCAAGGGTTCCTATGCAAACATGCGATGATCGTACTTCAAAACTCTGACGTTTCCTGCATTCCATCTCAGTATATACTGAAGCGCTGGTCAAAGAAGGGTAACAACAGAGAAGAAAAACACGAAGAAGGAGCCGCTGTAGATAACCGGATGGCGCGTTTTGATCATCTTTGCAAGCGCTTTGTGAAGCTTGGAGAAGTTGCGTCTTTGTCAGATGAAGCCTACAAGACTGCTTTACAGTTTTTGGAGAAAAACTTGAAGAAATGTTTTAGTCTGAATAATTCTCCTAAGTTTCCCTCAGAGCCAGGCTTAGAAAATGAAGGTATGTTGGACTCTGCATCGAAACTgtccaagaaaaagaaaactcagaagaaaagaaag GCATATAATGGACCAGAGGATGTGACAAACGGGTCAGAAGAACTCCGCCAAGAACCT GAACAAGTTAGCTCCAGAGCTCCTACCTTTGAGAACTGTTACATTCCTCAAGCAGCAGATATGGAAGCAACCGAGCTAGGCTCCCATGCCGCACCTCTTGGGATCTATTATTCGACTCAACAGACTATTGGA TTCTCATCGGTTTCTTCTGGCCAGGAGGGTTACTACGGATATCCGGCAACGATACAAGCAATG GGAAACTTGCATTCAGTTCATGGACGGATGAATCAATATGAGACACAACCAAGCATCCAAGGAGCT TTCCAGGGACAGACAGGTTTCAGGGGAAGCGCTATCCGTGGCGGCTATGACATGGAAGAAACTCTGCACGACATG ACGATGGAGTCTTCACAGTTTCAGGGCTCTGGTCCGAGCCATCCGGGTGATCACCGTTTGTCCCACTAA
- the LOC106451308 gene encoding choline-phosphate cytidylyltransferase 1-like (The RefSeq protein has 3 substitutions compared to this genomic sequence) produces MSNVTADPTADGPSTAVAVSNSTAIQTSPPTDRPVRVYADGIYDLFHFGHARSLEQAKKSFPNTYLLVGCCNDETTHKYKGRTVMTAEERYESLRHCKWVDEVIPDAPWVINQEFLDNHRIDYVAHDSLPYADTSGAGKDVYEFVKKVGRFKETMRTEGISTSDIIMRIVKDYNQYVMRNLDRGYSREDLGVSFVKEKRLRVNMRLKKLQERVKEQQEKVGEKIQTVKMLRNEWVENADRWVAGFLEIFEEGCHKMGTAIRDRIQERLIRQIPRNRLENGQDDDTDDQFYEEYFDHDMGSDEDEEERYYDEEEDVEEEKYKTVKPDAKDDK; encoded by the exons ATGAGCAACGTCACCGCCGATCCAACTACCGACGGACCTTCCACCGCCGTCGCAGTCTCCGGCTCTACAGCAATCCAGACTTCGCCTCCTACCGATCGTCCCGTCCGCGTCTACGCCGACGGGATCTACGATCTCTTCCACTTTGGCCACGCTCGATCTCTCGAACAAGCCAAGAAATC GTTTCCAAACACTTACCTTCTCGTTGGATGTTGCAACGATGAGACTACTCATAAGTACAAGGGAAGGACTGTTATGACTGCTGAAGAGCGTTATGAATCACTTCGTCATTGCAA GTGGGTGGATGAAGTCATTCCCGATGCACCGTGGGTGATCAACCAAGAGTTTCTTGATAACCACCGGATCGACTACGTTGCCCATGATTCCCTTCC GTATGCAGACACCAGCGGAGCTGGAAAGGATGTCTATGAATTT GTTAAGAAAGTTGGGAGGTTTAAGGAAACAATGCGAACTGAAGGGATATCAACCTCGGACATTATCATGAGAATAGTGAAAGATTATAACCAGTATGTTATGCGTAATTTGGATAGAGGATATTCAAGGGAAGATCTTGGAGTTAGCTTTGTCAAG GAAAAGAGACTTAGAGTTAATATGAGGCTGAAGAAACTCCAGGAGAGAGTCAAAGAACAGCAAGAAAAAGTGGGAGAAAAG ATTCAAACCGTAAAAATGCTGCGCAACGAGTGGGTAGAGAATGCAGATCGATGGGTCGCTGGATTTCTTGAAATATTTGAAGAAGGTTGCCATAAGATG GGTACTGCAATCAGAGACAGAATCCAAGAGAGGTTAATAAGACAGATTCCCAGAAACAGGCTGGAGAACGGTCAGGATGATGACACAGACGATCAATTCTATGAAGAATATTTCGACCATGACATGGGCAGTGACGAGGATGAAGAGGAACGATACTATGACGAGGAGGAAGAtgttgaagaagagaaagataaAACCGTTAAGCCAGATGCAAAAGACGACAAGTAA